A genomic region of Nitrospirota bacterium contains the following coding sequences:
- the rpmE gene encoding 50S ribosomal protein L31 yields the protein MKEGIHPSYVEAKVVCACGETFITRSTKQNIRVDICSKCHPFFTGKQKIVDAEGRVEKFKKKYSRSQSASEK from the coding sequence TTGAAGGAAGGAATTCACCCATCTTATGTTGAGGCTAAAGTTGTTTGTGCTTGTGGTGAAACATTCATAACAAGGTCTACGAAGCAAAATATTCGAGTAGATATTTGTTCAAAATGTCATCCTTTCTTTACCGGTAAACAGAAAATTGTAGATGCCGAGGGAAGGGTGGAGAAGTTTAAAAAGAAATACTCACGATCACAATCTGCTTCTGAGAAGTAG